A window from Leptospira wolffii serovar Khorat str. Khorat-H2 encodes these proteins:
- a CDS encoding alpha/beta fold hydrolase yields MKKFAASFLFLLIVSSSFVSCTGALVRSRIGYERWSGDLERKELRLGPWNWVYLEGGEGKEKILLVHGFGGDKDNWTRFAKRLTEDYTVIAMDLPGFGENERLQDEHYGIYEQVSRLDAFVKAVGWEKFHIVGNSMGGCISGVYASKYPEKVITLGLFAPSGVNSPEKSELAKNLENGKNNLVVNNPEEFQDLMKFIFVNPPSIPSFVASYFGERAVKNAEFNKLVFKDIRKEGFPLQENMGKIKAKTLVLWGDTDRVLSVSGAGVLEKGIRGSKKVILKDIGHVPMLEKPEEVAKIYKEFLIK; encoded by the coding sequence ATGAAAAAGTTCGCCGCATCCTTTCTATTTCTACTGATCGTTTCCTCGAGTTTCGTATCCTGTACCGGAGCCCTGGTTCGATCCAGAATCGGATATGAAAGATGGTCCGGAGATCTGGAGCGCAAAGAACTACGCCTGGGTCCTTGGAATTGGGTATATTTAGAAGGTGGAGAGGGCAAGGAAAAGATCCTACTCGTTCACGGCTTCGGCGGAGACAAAGATAACTGGACCCGCTTTGCGAAACGTCTTACCGAGGATTATACCGTAATCGCAATGGATCTACCCGGTTTCGGAGAGAACGAGAGATTGCAAGACGAGCATTACGGCATCTACGAACAAGTTTCCCGTTTGGACGCGTTCGTGAAAGCGGTAGGCTGGGAAAAATTCCATATCGTCGGAAATTCCATGGGCGGCTGCATATCCGGAGTATACGCTTCCAAGTATCCGGAAAAGGTGATTACCTTAGGATTATTCGCACCGAGCGGAGTGAATAGCCCGGAAAAGAGCGAGCTCGCTAAGAATCTGGAAAACGGAAAGAATAATCTGGTAGTAAATAATCCGGAAGAATTTCAAGATTTGATGAAGTTCATTTTCGTGAACCCGCCGTCGATTCCTTCCTTCGTCGCTTCTTATTTCGGCGAAAGAGCGGTTAAGAATGCCGAATTCAATAAATTAGTATTTAAGGATATTCGAAAAGAAGGTTTTCCGCTCCAGGAAAATATGGGAAAAATCAAGGCCAAGACCTTGGTCCTCTGGGGAGATACGGATCGCGTTTTAAGCGTTTCCGGCGCGGGAGTCCTGGAAAAGGGAATCCGAGGCTCTAAAAAGGTGATTCTAAAGGATATCGGACATGTTCCTATGTTGGAGAAACCGGAAGAAGTCGCCAAAATATATAAGGAATTCTTAATTAAATAA
- a CDS encoding PAS domain S-box protein — protein MGFSKLIQWFRNRRLRSKMEQEIRNLVPEVSYDYIYRVDVSEDGTLNLIWASDAFLALAGIALHDGIVIREPSDFSTFHPEDHLLLQERIQALLKGTARTDEYRVYGREGKIFWLRDSGRPVWDENEKRVTKIYGTVQDVTPRKESEIVLQDQLSYIKILLDSTEDWIIRINQAGRVQYVNSSGKNEIEKQFGIRLDGEMKVSSLVAEEHRDIFNAQLAKAFSGEKVKWHFTKLFPSEANSELEASFAPLLREGKIKEVVLFLKDITLRTVWETALLSSEEKYRRLVEVSPDGIGLHADGNLIYVNEAGLKMLGYDSLQEVEGKPIIDFVHPESRPFVGERVIQAILKSEPLESMEERFLRKDGSDVSVEVSGVAFEQRGRKFMQVIFRDITERKKAELELNELRRKILLANDRLQAIIEGVKDSICAVDMDLRIISCNTAFELMVWKVYGKRLTVGYRITDAALDNEEEKERIIKNWSRALTGEVFRVERKISGLVKEDVVLEINYSSIRDESHNMIGATQIIRDVTDRYQYEETLRKSLDEKEVMLKEIHHRVKNNLQVVSSLLSLQTDFADDPKLVTILKECERRIQAMAMVHKELYQNDTIADADFKEYLNNLMVALVQSFGANRKVEYTIDSEEIRLNLDSAIPLALVFNELVSNSLKYAFPGNQVGKIFIELSRSEAGFSIVLGDDGVGLPERFDVRNSDGLGLQLVGMLLSKLKAKWELLPVEKGTRYRIQIPLPK, from the coding sequence ATGGGATTTTCCAAACTCATTCAATGGTTCCGAAACCGTAGACTCCGCTCCAAAATGGAGCAAGAAATTCGGAACCTTGTCCCTGAAGTATCCTACGATTATATTTACCGAGTCGACGTAAGCGAAGACGGAACCCTGAATCTGATCTGGGCCAGCGACGCATTTTTGGCTCTGGCAGGGATCGCTCTTCATGACGGGATCGTAATCCGAGAACCGTCCGATTTTTCCACGTTCCACCCGGAGGATCACCTTCTTCTTCAAGAAAGAATACAGGCGTTGTTGAAAGGTACTGCGAGAACCGACGAATATAGGGTTTACGGTCGGGAAGGAAAGATCTTTTGGCTCCGGGATAGCGGTAGGCCCGTATGGGACGAGAATGAAAAGCGAGTCACGAAAATATACGGAACCGTTCAGGATGTCACTCCTCGAAAGGAAAGCGAGATCGTTCTACAGGACCAACTTTCCTATATCAAAATATTATTAGATAGCACGGAGGATTGGATAATCCGAATCAATCAGGCGGGGAGGGTCCAATACGTGAATTCTTCCGGAAAAAACGAGATAGAGAAACAGTTCGGAATCCGTTTGGACGGGGAGATGAAAGTCTCCTCGTTGGTCGCCGAGGAACACAGGGATATCTTTAACGCGCAATTGGCAAAGGCATTCTCCGGAGAAAAGGTCAAATGGCATTTTACGAAACTTTTTCCTAGCGAGGCTAATTCGGAATTGGAGGCATCCTTCGCTCCACTCTTGAGGGAAGGAAAGATCAAGGAAGTCGTATTATTCTTAAAAGATATCACTCTCAGGACCGTCTGGGAAACGGCATTGCTTTCCAGCGAAGAAAAATACAGACGCTTGGTGGAAGTTTCTCCGGACGGGATAGGTCTTCATGCGGACGGTAACCTAATTTACGTAAACGAAGCAGGATTAAAAATGCTGGGCTACGATTCTTTACAGGAAGTGGAGGGAAAGCCGATCATAGACTTTGTGCATCCGGAATCCAGACCTTTCGTAGGTGAGAGGGTGATCCAAGCTATATTAAAGTCGGAGCCCTTGGAATCTATGGAGGAAAGGTTCCTACGAAAGGACGGTTCCGATGTTTCCGTGGAGGTTTCCGGAGTCGCTTTCGAGCAGAGAGGAAGAAAGTTCATGCAGGTCATCTTTCGGGACATCACCGAAAGAAAGAAAGCCGAGCTGGAATTGAACGAACTCAGAAGAAAGATATTACTGGCGAACGATAGATTACAGGCTATCATAGAGGGTGTAAAAGATTCCATATGCGCGGTCGACATGGACTTAAGGATTATTTCATGTAATACCGCTTTTGAACTCATGGTCTGGAAAGTTTACGGAAAGAGACTGACCGTGGGATATAGAATTACTGACGCGGCCTTGGATAATGAGGAAGAAAAAGAGAGAATCATCAAGAATTGGAGTAGGGCCTTGACCGGAGAGGTATTTCGAGTGGAAAGAAAAATTTCCGGACTCGTAAAAGAGGATGTCGTTCTAGAGATCAATTACAGTTCCATTCGGGACGAGAGCCATAATATGATCGGAGCCACTCAGATTATTCGGGATGTGACTGATCGTTACCAATATGAGGAAACTTTACGAAAATCCTTGGATGAAAAGGAGGTAATGCTCAAGGAAATCCACCATAGGGTGAAAAACAATCTACAAGTCGTATCCAGTCTATTGAGTCTTCAGACCGATTTTGCGGATGATCCCAAGCTTGTGACAATTCTGAAAGAATGCGAAAGAAGGATCCAAGCGATGGCTATGGTTCATAAGGAACTTTATCAGAACGATACGATTGCGGACGCCGATTTCAAAGAATATTTAAATAATTTAATGGTAGCCTTGGTCCAGTCTTTCGGAGCGAATCGAAAGGTGGAGTATACGATAGATTCCGAGGAGATCCGATTGAATTTGGACTCTGCGATCCCTCTCGCTCTCGTTTTCAACGAACTGGTTTCGAATTCACTGAAATATGCCTTCCCAGGGAATCAGGTGGGAAAAATTTTCATCGAGCTTTCCCGTTCGGAAGCGGGATTTTCCATCGTTTTGGGCGACGATGGAGTCGGATTGCCTGAACGTTTCGATGTGAGAAATTCTGACGGACTAGGATTGCAGTTGGTCGGAATGCTACTCAGTAAACTGAAAGCGAAATGGGAACTGCTTCCCGTGGAAAAAGGAACAAGATATAGGATCCAAATTCCCCTCCCGAAATAA
- a CDS encoding ABC-F family ATP-binding cassette domain-containing protein — MNLLSVDRVSKRIGDKLLFDQISFGIDEEEKTGLLGINGSGKSTLLRILLGTEECDSGKVVRNRELKISFLAQFPTFDPNLTILEHILSGSGILMETVRRYEKACVDLERGGEEADREYHSAMEEMDLRQAWELEAKLKNILRELNIPDVTRRMGELSGGMAKKVSLAQALTEESNMLVLDEPTNHLDIDAILWLQDYLKSTDKAVLLVTHDRYFLEEIANRILEIDRGEFRVFPGNYDLYLEKKVEMQAIEEKEETKRKSFLRTELEWLKRQPKARGTKQKARTDRVNEVLERKKAGKDIVLDISVSGRRLGGKILELKNIRKSYASPLIDGFSYVFKGKERIGIVGPNGAGKTTLLNLITAREKPDSGDVSAGLNTSFGYFDQMGKDLPPAKKVLDYVKEEIAPSIRMSDGSLWTASQFLERFLFPSQLQQTRIERLSGGEKRRLYLVLLLMKNPNFLVLDEPTNDLDIPTLSVLEEFLDDFPGVVLVVSHDRYFMDRVVDYLFVFKGEGRVDRFPGNYSEYLEYRDYEEKGTKTSAPKPTEKQSDNKKKGLSYQDKRKLEILEKEILSLETEEKELVQNLQSSDPELAKKSGERLSNLQDELQRKVTEWEELASKE, encoded by the coding sequence ATGAACCTGTTATCCGTAGACCGAGTCAGTAAGAGAATCGGAGACAAATTACTTTTCGATCAAATCAGCTTCGGAATAGACGAAGAAGAAAAGACCGGTCTACTCGGAATCAACGGGTCCGGAAAATCCACCCTATTGCGAATTCTTCTAGGCACGGAAGAATGCGACTCCGGAAAAGTGGTAAGAAATAGGGAGCTAAAGATTTCCTTTCTCGCACAATTTCCCACCTTCGATCCGAACCTTACGATATTGGAGCATATTCTTTCCGGCTCCGGAATCCTTATGGAAACTGTTCGTAGATACGAGAAGGCATGTGTCGATCTGGAGAGAGGGGGAGAAGAAGCAGACAGGGAGTATCACTCCGCGATGGAGGAGATGGATCTCCGTCAAGCCTGGGAACTGGAAGCGAAGCTGAAAAATATATTAAGAGAATTGAATATTCCTGACGTGACTCGACGGATGGGAGAACTTTCCGGAGGGATGGCCAAAAAAGTCTCACTTGCACAGGCCCTTACGGAAGAATCCAATATGCTGGTTTTGGACGAACCCACCAACCATTTGGATATAGACGCGATACTTTGGCTCCAGGACTATTTAAAAAGTACGGATAAGGCGGTTCTTCTCGTCACTCACGATCGATATTTCTTGGAGGAGATCGCCAATAGGATTCTGGAAATCGATCGGGGAGAATTTCGAGTCTTTCCCGGAAATTACGATCTATACTTGGAAAAGAAAGTGGAGATGCAGGCCATCGAGGAAAAGGAGGAAACGAAACGAAAATCTTTTCTTCGCACCGAATTGGAATGGCTGAAAAGGCAACCCAAAGCCAGGGGAACCAAACAAAAGGCGAGGACGGATCGTGTGAACGAGGTCTTGGAGAGGAAGAAAGCGGGCAAAGATATCGTTCTGGATATATCCGTTTCCGGCCGCAGACTGGGCGGGAAGATATTAGAATTAAAAAATATACGAAAATCTTATGCCTCACCTCTGATCGACGGGTTTTCCTACGTTTTTAAAGGGAAGGAACGGATCGGTATCGTCGGGCCGAACGGAGCCGGTAAAACCACGCTTTTAAATCTGATTACCGCGAGGGAAAAACCGGATTCCGGGGACGTTTCCGCAGGACTCAATACTTCTTTCGGGTATTTCGATCAGATGGGAAAGGATCTTCCTCCCGCTAAAAAGGTGTTGGATTACGTAAAGGAAGAGATCGCTCCGAGCATTCGAATGTCGGACGGAAGTCTTTGGACTGCTTCCCAATTTTTGGAGAGATTCCTATTTCCTTCTCAATTGCAACAGACGAGGATCGAGAGATTATCCGGAGGAGAAAAAAGGAGATTATATCTTGTTCTTCTCCTTATGAAGAACCCGAACTTTCTAGTCTTGGACGAGCCCACCAACGATCTGGACATTCCCACATTATCCGTATTGGAGGAATTTCTGGACGATTTTCCGGGAGTGGTTCTCGTCGTTTCCCACGATCGCTATTTTATGGACCGGGTGGTGGATTATCTTTTCGTATTCAAGGGAGAGGGAAGAGTCGATCGATTTCCCGGAAACTATTCCGAATATCTGGAATACAGGGATTATGAAGAGAAGGGGACCAAGACAAGCGCTCCAAAGCCGACTGAAAAACAATCGGATAATAAGAAGAAGGGCCTAAGTTACCAAGACAAAAGAAAACTGGAGATCTTGGAAAAGGAGATCCTCTCTTTGGAAACGGAGGAGAAGGAGCTGGTCCAGAACCTACAGTCAAGCGATCCGGAACTTGCCAAAAAATCCGGAGAAAGACTAAGTAACCTGCAAGATGAGTTACAAAGGAAGGTCACTGAATGGGAAGAGCTTGCTTCTAAAGAATAG
- a CDS encoding DUF1566 domain-containing protein produces the protein MKHLTVLFLFSYISLINCGGGPSQDLSGLLLLLGTGGPANSFHCGQTVANPVSYSSYSASLPAVIADSSGFISATGGNNCGTAALVDNDDGTVTDTQNKFLWTLCTAYNPGTIALYDYVSSNCNAGAVVAADRNITQSQAIAFCESLTFAGHSDWILPDAIQLDTLYTTSSPYSLDPFGTKESLKRLSVVWTSTQTADGIIHTYTSGADRFVAAAKTATSIVSLICVAKI, from the coding sequence ATGAAACATCTGACGGTGCTATTCTTATTCTCTTATATTTCTTTAATCAATTGTGGTGGTGGGCCTAGCCAAGATCTAAGCGGCTTACTTTTATTATTGGGAACAGGGGGACCGGCCAATTCATTTCATTGCGGTCAGACGGTAGCAAATCCGGTAAGTTATTCTAGTTATAGTGCATCACTGCCAGCAGTTATCGCTGATAGTTCAGGATTTATATCAGCAACAGGTGGTAATAATTGTGGGACGGCAGCCTTGGTGGACAATGATGATGGTACTGTTACTGATACACAAAATAAATTCTTATGGACTCTTTGCACTGCTTACAATCCAGGCACTATTGCTTTATATGATTACGTTTCTTCGAATTGTAATGCGGGAGCAGTAGTAGCGGCTGATAGAAATATTACGCAGTCCCAAGCGATTGCTTTTTGTGAAAGCTTAACTTTTGCAGGGCATTCCGATTGGATCTTGCCCGATGCGATCCAGTTGGATACTTTATATACTACGAGCAGTCCTTATTCTTTGGATCCATTCGGAACGAAAGAATCCTTAAAAAGACTTAGTGTAGTCTGGACCTCTACTCAAACTGCTGACGGCATCATTCATACATATACAAGCGGAGCAGACCGGTTTGTTGCTGCCGCTAAAACTGCAACAAGTATTGTTAGCTTGATTTGTGTGGCTAAAATCTAA
- a CDS encoding LIC11435 family protein gives MSSRVLYISKRIFWILGILLFSVPLFAKEEGVKLEWKPIPDAGGYVVEIKDSRGKITREKTNATQIQVVLPPGTYEHRIGVLNRYGRVSVFSTWIPFDVILSQKPEILAASQSKFLNKDLPDTLEIKGKHFTDGTKITLKDSKGNEIPIKSMEVKDSETIVVTIDKRKAPEGAISLRIENPRNKVAEKDNYLLLAETPEQLAELEEEKSSKVSSSSSFFDFGAAARSAVLPGWGQAYQNKSKLHTFVFPALIIGAGSYAAFQGSTYLSSVHSLDAARSNNILLNAAFLQTGDPTLFNLAFMNYMQISPKYSAASANFGQLEVAIGVVGLFYLVNLLDAGFISGPKQILVEGTNAPVTVSPLFRNVPESERWSSYTGSGSPVLSQRMEFGAQFSW, from the coding sequence ATGTCGAGTAGAGTCTTATATATCTCCAAAAGAATTTTCTGGATCCTCGGAATCCTATTATTCTCCGTACCTTTATTTGCGAAAGAAGAAGGTGTAAAGTTGGAATGGAAACCCATTCCCGATGCGGGCGGTTACGTAGTCGAGATCAAGGATTCTCGCGGAAAAATCACCCGAGAGAAAACCAACGCCACTCAGATCCAAGTCGTACTCCCTCCGGGAACCTACGAACATAGGATAGGAGTATTGAATCGCTACGGAAGAGTCTCCGTATTTTCCACTTGGATTCCGTTCGACGTTATTCTCTCTCAGAAGCCCGAAATTCTCGCCGCCTCCCAAAGTAAATTCCTAAACAAGGATCTTCCGGACACTTTGGAAATCAAAGGAAAGCATTTCACGGACGGCACCAAAATCACATTAAAAGATTCTAAAGGAAACGAGATCCCGATTAAGTCCATGGAAGTCAAGGATTCCGAGACCATAGTCGTTACGATAGATAAGAGGAAGGCACCGGAGGGAGCCATTTCTCTCCGGATCGAGAACCCTAGAAACAAGGTCGCCGAAAAGGACAATTATCTCCTACTAGCGGAGACTCCGGAACAATTGGCGGAATTAGAAGAGGAAAAAAGTTCCAAGGTTTCTTCCTCTTCCAGCTTTTTCGATTTCGGCGCGGCAGCCAGATCCGCAGTACTCCCAGGTTGGGGACAAGCCTATCAAAACAAATCCAAACTGCATACCTTCGTCTTTCCGGCATTGATCATCGGAGCGGGCTCATACGCCGCTTTCCAGGGAAGCACTTACTTAAGCTCGGTCCACTCATTGGATGCGGCTAGATCGAATAATATTCTTCTGAACGCCGCCTTTCTCCAGACGGGAGATCCGACCTTATTCAATCTCGCCTTCATGAATTACATGCAAATCTCGCCCAAATATTCCGCAGCTTCCGCAAACTTCGGTCAATTGGAAGTTGCGATCGGAGTCGTGGGCTTATTCTATTTAGTGAATCTTTTGGATGCGGGGTTCATTTCCGGACCGAAACAGATCCTAGTGGAAGGGACGAACGCCCCGGTTACAGTTTCCCCTCTGTTTAGAAACGTTCCGGAATCGGAGCGTTGGAGTTCCTACACGGGTTCCGGCTCCCCTGTTTTATCTCAAAGAATGGAATTCGGCGCTCAATTTTCCTGGTAA
- a CDS encoding FecR domain-containing protein, with amino-acid sequence MRYLTDGRYVVTALLLLLFLFSGLLYLYANAGPKTGTNKIVGELKSKQFKILRKLDSEVVWEELDESDPIRYKDTIRTEEGSEAVLLFTDGENSAEIRLDERSMILVEDTDKISFMSGSLSATSSGGGAKLQISAGDTKISLGNSDVKLSSDDNKGLNLEVKKGEAKVASASGESVVSNNQSADVQGGKVEVHSLNLETISPVDKSNIPVKTETANLGLSWKPAPGVKSYRVELAKDSGFRTGLKKWNTNATNTSVSLTGGSYYWRVIGKNPQSGKEESSSSKNFRLISWSKPRLLSPTSKEVFSYSANLAPIRFQWSTNDPGSKYKLEVSEDGGFKQILYSADSNVGFAKWDPKPEGQFFARVRMFSEREGFTELVSDPVPFSVRKLTQAEPPQLLKPLAGEEIGIRIFKNGSFFSWSSNKEFKSYILEIASDPDFKSVIYSKNTTANFIKPEYDWKENTYYWRVRANLVSQGEISSAVNRFVLKPLLPMRLAFPKDGSELGHPSDGKLSFRWDRPDPTGTYKLEVSREANFGSKVTDTNIRSGVGSVDLPGPGNYYWRVSLLSPEGDTIIVSPVAAFKTLDSAPFVTPSYPRDGDKVDLDEKESLAFYWESEGKADSYILELLESNKKAWKTVFKKEIRGESFDFRELYRLKEGKYQWRLSAKYRDSSGAARTTLPLSRDFEVVISATLKAPEVLTPKEFYVE; translated from the coding sequence ATGAGATACTTGACTGATGGCAGATATGTCGTCACCGCTCTACTTCTACTTTTGTTTCTCTTTTCCGGCCTCTTATATCTGTACGCAAACGCCGGCCCCAAGACAGGAACGAACAAAATCGTAGGCGAGCTCAAGTCCAAGCAATTTAAAATATTAAGAAAATTGGATTCCGAAGTGGTGTGGGAGGAATTGGACGAATCCGATCCGATCCGCTATAAGGATACCATTCGCACGGAAGAAGGCTCGGAAGCCGTGCTTCTTTTCACGGACGGAGAGAATTCCGCCGAGATCCGTTTGGATGAACGAAGCATGATCCTCGTGGAAGACACGGACAAAATCAGCTTTATGTCCGGTTCCCTTTCCGCCACGAGTAGTGGAGGAGGAGCCAAACTGCAGATCAGCGCGGGAGATACTAAGATCTCTCTCGGAAATTCCGACGTAAAACTTTCTTCCGACGATAACAAGGGACTCAATCTTGAGGTCAAGAAGGGAGAGGCAAAAGTCGCCTCCGCCTCGGGAGAAAGCGTAGTAAGTAATAATCAATCCGCCGACGTCCAAGGCGGGAAAGTGGAAGTGCACTCCCTAAATCTGGAAACGATCAGTCCTGTCGATAAATCCAATATTCCCGTTAAGACGGAAACCGCAAACCTGGGCCTAAGTTGGAAGCCTGCTCCCGGAGTGAAGTCTTACAGAGTGGAGTTGGCCAAGGACTCCGGATTCAGAACAGGACTCAAGAAATGGAATACGAATGCGACCAATACTTCCGTATCCTTAACCGGCGGTTCCTATTATTGGAGAGTCATAGGAAAGAATCCTCAATCGGGTAAGGAAGAGTCCAGTTCCTCCAAAAATTTCCGACTCATTTCCTGGTCCAAGCCCAGACTCCTCTCCCCCACCTCCAAGGAAGTATTCTCTTATTCTGCAAACTTGGCGCCGATTCGATTCCAATGGTCCACGAACGATCCCGGATCCAAGTATAAATTGGAAGTCTCCGAGGACGGAGGCTTTAAACAAATATTATATTCGGCGGACTCTAACGTAGGATTCGCAAAATGGGATCCCAAACCGGAGGGACAATTCTTCGCAAGAGTAAGGATGTTCTCCGAAAGAGAGGGCTTTACTGAATTAGTCTCGGATCCCGTCCCATTCTCCGTCAGGAAACTGACCCAAGCGGAACCTCCTCAACTTCTCAAACCTTTGGCGGGAGAAGAAATAGGAATCCGTATATTCAAAAACGGATCCTTCTTCAGTTGGAGTTCCAACAAGGAATTCAAATCCTATATCCTCGAAATAGCTTCCGATCCGGATTTCAAAAGCGTGATTTATTCCAAGAATACTACGGCTAACTTTATAAAACCGGAATATGATTGGAAAGAGAACACCTATTATTGGAGAGTTCGTGCGAACTTAGTGAGCCAGGGAGAGATTTCTTCCGCAGTGAATCGTTTCGTTCTCAAGCCTCTTCTCCCCATGAGACTCGCATTTCCTAAGGACGGATCGGAGTTAGGTCATCCGAGTGACGGAAAACTATCCTTTAGATGGGACAGACCGGATCCTACCGGAACCTATAAGTTGGAAGTCTCCCGGGAAGCCAATTTCGGCTCCAAAGTTACCGATACGAATATTCGCTCGGGAGTCGGTTCCGTGGATCTGCCGGGCCCCGGGAATTATTACTGGAGAGTGTCTCTTCTATCCCCTGAGGGAGATACGATTATCGTAAGTCCTGTCGCCGCTTTCAAAACCTTGGATTCGGCTCCTTTTGTAACCCCGTCCTATCCTAGAGATGGAGACAAGGTGGATTTGGACGAGAAGGAAAGTTTGGCATTCTACTGGGAATCGGAAGGAAAAGCGGATTCTTATATTCTGGAATTATTAGAGTCGAATAAAAAAGCCTGGAAAACCGTGTTCAAAAAGGAAATTCGAGGAGAATCTTTCGATTTCCGAGAGTTATATAGATTGAAAGAGGGAAAATACCAGTGGAGATTGAGCGCGAAATACCGGGACTCCTCGGGAGCCGCACGCACCACTCTTCCGCTTTCCAGAGATTTCGAAGTGGTGATCTCGGCGACTCTGAAAGCGCCAGAGGTTCTTACTCCTAAGGAATTCTATGTCGAGTAG